The following are encoded together in the Salvelinus sp. IW2-2015 unplaced genomic scaffold, ASM291031v2 Un_scaffold2114, whole genome shotgun sequence genome:
- the LOC112072981 gene encoding AKT-interacting protein: MWFGVIFIRHGLYQDGVFKFTVYIPDNYPDGECPRVVFDIPVFHPLVDPVSGELDVRRAFTKWRRNHNHIWQVLMYARTVFYKINTMEPLNPEAAVLYDKDVQVFKSKVVDSVKLCNSHLFDQPKMDDPYAISFSSWNPAIHDEAKERMFTHKRRPEDHHKGLQVSGLSWVKPGSTQPFSKDDNPPXS; the protein is encoded by the exons A TGTGGTTCGGGGTCATTTTCATCAGACATGGCTTGTACCAGGATGGAGTCTTCAAGTTCACTGTGTATATTCCAGATAACTATCCTGATGGTGAATGTCCT AGAGTGGTGTTTGATATCCCAGTCTTCCACCCACTTGTGGACCCTGTTTCAGGAGAGCTTGATGTCAGGAGAGCCTTCACCAAGTGGAG GCGTAATCACAACCACATCTGGCAAGTCCTGATGTATGCACGCACGGTGTTCTACAAGATCAACACTATGGAACCACTCAACCCAGAAGCTGCTGTGCT GTACGACAAGGATGTGCAGGTGTTCAAAAGCAAGGTGGTAGACAGCGTCAAACTATGCAACAGTCACCTCTTCGACCAACCCAAGATGGACGATCCTTATGCAATAAG TTTCTCTTCATGGAACCCAGCGATCCACGACGAGGCGAAGGAACGGATGTTCACACATAAA AGACGGCCTGAGGATCACCACAAGGGGCTGCAGGTGTCAGGACTGTCTTGGGTGAAGCCCGGATCCACACAACCCTTYAGCAAAGATGACAACCCTCCCCAKAGCTGA